In Spirochaeta thermophila DSM 6578, the following proteins share a genomic window:
- a CDS encoding Ig-like domain-containing protein: MKLRSLTTFLFLLLISVWLYAGGTTEWQEAEGKEDWKKEFDLQETKPGTHNVIIKAIDFAGNESIAGPFNIKVDPASDLPVVRIVSPQEYEVVRNAFNIVGVAVDDDGVARVLVKLDDGSYQTAEGTEYWRVAVPASRLTEGTHTISVKAVDVNGTEGPEITSTFVLDTAPPVIEFTSHQSGALVSGKMALEGVVRDETGVEALTVTIPSYTAVNKKGEEEHIPEKTLTMGLKYDKGEGVYRFSLPLDTRPFPDGPYVWWFTATDGTGTEVRTPFLLFVDNEPATLSVLNPEDEAVVFGKVGITGTVRDAIGVKRLWYTFKGEEHDLEIIPGNPYWHLTLDTTQEKDGTLELIVHAEDASGNLSSRKLRLKNDRKAFQPRVEILFPTQEEGEPLLTSDEVLVGRIVGPNPPEKVRVLGMGDDPKQGVEIPASMGFYVPLEGLPPGRHTLTLMGVDVYGLESPPVKVSFQIAPNAPILTVEELFYTDTGESLTWKNGLTYDASRKAVLRGRITAQEKPSSGVLYVGGDDLWALMPLDPENIPQFPNTVRKTGLKISPDEEGGYVFEASLDPKAGHGALAAVFALTMRDGRTSLFPQVISYQAPPPKKEGESLPPPVKPDEVFLLDYRLSHGTMVWTDRTPLVGFFSGKGIREVVLEGADDLLSVRHEDTHLIITPQKAGKASGVQVVVTSTDGRTYRSPRFNAEIDLDAPVLTLSTPSDGAYLNTSLTIEGEVQDDAGLPRLSYRLDGAPWVSVSASEPRFSTTMAVSQLTPGPHLLEVKAVDDAGHMTHRRIHLFYDATPPTLAFTTPEAGKTVNGTILVAGSIISEAPVVRFGYLLEQGPSEPSASSGDSEEAAASTPEPSFTPLSPEDGIFSFTVDFSHLAEEGKTMKLIAEDAAGNTSETILSPSVDLSLDKPHVEIQTPPDDFVVTKDVTIAGMAFDDDGISKIVWKLDDGTWQEVPAQHTFSFTIPLSSLSDNEHTVEIYAVDLFGLQGEIASKTLRVSLSEPEGAMVSPTVEETVRGTVILRGTAGDANGIDSVRVSFDNGNSFHFAHLTIEGTEWTYPLDTTIFTDGTYAVQFVVRDGYGIEASYSALVNVDNTPPEITITTPEEGATVSGEVRLSGRVSDNIQLTSFKGILEPINNQLEPVEVTLPLERVLTTRIPLGELSPGWYNLRLEARDKAGNVALVDRNLFVVARTEGASVHILFPSEGEVVHGPVVVEGVATAPSPVEKVQLFLEDGFLTSADVNPRGYFRAVLDPGKVPDGEVTLKAVLSHDGARVESEPRSFIYQKTGPYLTLESHMIGDMLTNRPWIRGTAAYLTTLDPEDPDYRKKIREFEVVRIQVSLDNGRTFEEIPAREEWEYRVETGFLPNGPLPVLVQASFRNGETAVLRTLFVVDKIPPEVKVIAPLEGDRVNEKLVAFGIADDNFGLKDVQISLRAGDKAGYEIPEFIQGMYLDAHFLGMTYWKAGLGLTFFDNNVKLQVSYGLGPRTTAEGKPARLSGQFISGKLLASLLSVPFESFLGPDWDWLSLKLALGADFSYILLYDPIEVEEAQGTRTISSVVLSAILAQLEFPIVEVKRFPAFHTYSLYVEPELWFIPSDVDPKIVPKLTFGTHVVMF; the protein is encoded by the coding sequence ATGAAGCTGCGTAGCCTCACGACATTTCTCTTTCTTCTCCTCATCTCCGTCTGGCTCTATGCTGGCGGTACCACCGAGTGGCAGGAAGCAGAGGGGAAGGAGGACTGGAAAAAAGAGTTCGACCTCCAGGAGACAAAACCCGGTACCCACAACGTGATCATAAAGGCCATCGATTTTGCAGGAAACGAGTCCATCGCCGGACCGTTCAACATCAAGGTGGATCCTGCCTCCGACCTCCCGGTGGTGCGGATCGTCTCCCCACAGGAGTACGAGGTGGTGCGTAATGCCTTCAACATCGTGGGCGTGGCGGTCGACGACGACGGCGTGGCACGGGTCCTCGTGAAGCTCGACGACGGTTCCTACCAGACGGCCGAGGGAACCGAGTACTGGCGGGTCGCAGTACCCGCCTCACGACTCACCGAGGGAACCCACACCATCTCGGTGAAGGCGGTGGACGTGAACGGCACCGAGGGACCGGAGATCACCTCCACATTCGTGCTCGACACCGCTCCGCCGGTGATCGAGTTCACCTCGCATCAGAGTGGCGCCCTTGTCTCGGGGAAGATGGCTCTCGAAGGTGTGGTGAGGGACGAGACCGGCGTGGAAGCACTCACCGTCACCATACCCTCCTATACCGCAGTAAACAAAAAGGGAGAGGAGGAGCACATCCCGGAGAAAACCCTCACGATGGGTCTCAAGTACGACAAGGGCGAAGGAGTCTACCGATTTTCCCTTCCTCTCGATACCAGGCCCTTCCCCGACGGCCCCTATGTGTGGTGGTTCACCGCCACCGACGGCACCGGGACAGAAGTCCGCACCCCCTTCCTCCTCTTCGTGGACAACGAACCGGCCACACTCAGCGTACTCAACCCTGAAGACGAGGCCGTGGTCTTCGGGAAGGTGGGCATCACTGGCACGGTGAGGGATGCCATAGGGGTGAAACGGCTCTGGTACACCTTCAAGGGCGAAGAGCACGACCTCGAGATCATACCAGGGAACCCGTACTGGCACCTCACCCTCGACACCACGCAGGAAAAGGACGGCACGCTCGAACTCATCGTGCATGCAGAGGATGCGAGCGGCAACCTCTCTTCCCGGAAGCTCCGGCTCAAAAACGACAGAAAGGCCTTCCAGCCTCGGGTGGAGATCCTCTTCCCCACCCAGGAAGAGGGTGAGCCGCTCCTCACCTCGGATGAGGTGCTCGTGGGCCGTATCGTGGGACCCAACCCGCCTGAGAAGGTAAGGGTCCTCGGTATGGGAGACGATCCCAAACAGGGGGTTGAGATCCCCGCCTCCATGGGATTCTACGTACCCCTCGAGGGACTTCCCCCGGGCCGACACACCCTCACCCTCATGGGGGTGGACGTCTACGGTCTGGAGAGCCCTCCGGTGAAGGTCTCGTTCCAGATCGCCCCCAACGCGCCGATCCTCACGGTCGAGGAGCTGTTCTATACCGACACGGGCGAATCCCTCACCTGGAAGAACGGCCTCACCTACGATGCCTCCCGCAAGGCCGTCCTCCGGGGAAGGATCACTGCCCAGGAGAAGCCCTCCTCCGGCGTGCTCTACGTGGGAGGGGACGACCTCTGGGCCCTCATGCCCCTCGATCCCGAGAACATCCCGCAGTTCCCGAACACGGTGAGAAAGACGGGTCTCAAGATCAGTCCTGACGAAGAAGGCGGCTATGTCTTCGAGGCCTCTCTTGATCCCAAGGCAGGCCATGGGGCCCTCGCCGCGGTCTTTGCGCTCACCATGCGCGACGGGCGTACCTCTCTCTTTCCCCAGGTCATCTCCTATCAGGCACCTCCGCCGAAGAAGGAAGGCGAGAGTCTCCCCCCGCCTGTCAAGCCCGATGAGGTGTTCCTCCTCGACTACCGCCTCTCCCATGGGACCATGGTCTGGACGGATCGCACCCCCCTCGTAGGCTTCTTCTCGGGAAAAGGGATACGAGAGGTGGTACTCGAAGGGGCCGACGATCTCCTCAGCGTGAGACACGAGGACACCCACCTCATCATCACGCCTCAGAAGGCGGGAAAGGCCTCGGGCGTTCAGGTGGTGGTGACCTCAACCGACGGCCGCACCTACCGTTCACCCCGCTTCAATGCCGAGATCGATCTCGATGCCCCTGTACTCACGCTTAGTACCCCCTCGGATGGGGCGTACCTCAACACGTCGCTCACCATCGAGGGAGAGGTGCAGGACGACGCCGGTCTGCCCCGGCTCTCCTACAGGCTCGACGGTGCCCCCTGGGTGAGCGTATCCGCCTCAGAACCCCGGTTTTCCACCACGATGGCCGTGTCCCAGCTCACCCCCGGCCCACACCTCCTGGAGGTAAAGGCAGTGGACGACGCAGGTCACATGACCCACCGGCGCATCCACCTCTTCTACGACGCCACCCCGCCCACCCTCGCCTTCACCACCCCCGAGGCGGGAAAGACGGTGAACGGCACCATCCTGGTGGCAGGCTCCATCATCTCCGAGGCCCCGGTGGTGCGGTTCGGCTACCTCCTGGAACAGGGACCGTCTGAACCCTCTGCCTCATCGGGGGACTCCGAGGAAGCAGCCGCCAGTACCCCGGAGCCCTCCTTCACCCCCCTCTCTCCGGAAGACGGGATCTTCTCGTTCACGGTCGACTTCTCCCACCTCGCCGAGGAGGGAAAGACCATGAAGCTCATTGCGGAAGATGCGGCAGGGAACACCTCGGAGACCATCCTCTCACCCTCCGTGGACCTCTCGCTCGACAAACCCCACGTGGAGATCCAGACACCACCCGACGACTTCGTGGTCACCAAGGACGTCACGATTGCGGGCATGGCCTTCGACGACGACGGCATCTCCAAGATCGTATGGAAGCTCGACGACGGCACCTGGCAGGAGGTGCCTGCGCAGCACACCTTCTCCTTCACCATTCCCCTCTCCTCCCTCTCCGACAATGAACACACCGTGGAGATCTACGCCGTGGATCTGTTCGGGTTGCAGGGGGAGATCGCCTCGAAAACACTCAGGGTGAGTCTCAGCGAACCGGAGGGTGCCATGGTCTCCCCCACGGTCGAGGAGACCGTAAGAGGAACGGTGATCCTCAGGGGAACGGCGGGTGACGCGAACGGGATCGATTCGGTACGGGTCTCCTTCGACAACGGGAACTCCTTCCACTTCGCCCACCTCACCATAGAAGGTACGGAGTGGACCTACCCGCTCGATACCACCATCTTCACGGACGGTACGTACGCGGTGCAGTTCGTGGTACGCGATGGATATGGCATAGAGGCCTCGTACTCTGCGCTGGTGAACGTGGACAACACGCCTCCCGAGATCACCATCACCACCCCGGAAGAAGGGGCCACCGTCTCGGGAGAGGTCCGGCTCTCAGGCCGTGTCTCCGACAACATCCAGCTCACCTCCTTCAAGGGGATCCTCGAGCCCATCAACAACCAGCTGGAACCGGTGGAGGTGACGCTCCCGCTCGAGAGGGTGCTCACCACTCGCATACCGTTGGGTGAGCTCTCGCCCGGGTGGTACAACCTGAGACTCGAGGCCAGGGATAAGGCAGGCAATGTGGCCCTCGTGGACAGGAACCTCTTCGTGGTGGCACGGACCGAGGGCGCCTCGGTGCACATCCTCTTCCCCTCCGAGGGTGAGGTCGTCCACGGGCCCGTGGTGGTCGAAGGTGTGGCGACGGCTCCCTCGCCGGTGGAGAAGGTGCAACTCTTCCTCGAGGACGGATTCCTCACCTCGGCCGACGTGAACCCCCGCGGATATTTCAGGGCAGTCCTCGATCCCGGCAAGGTCCCCGACGGCGAGGTCACCCTGAAGGCCGTGCTCTCCCACGATGGGGCGCGGGTGGAGAGCGAGCCGCGGAGCTTCATCTACCAGAAGACAGGGCCCTACCTCACCCTCGAGAGCCACATGATAGGCGATATGCTCACCAACAGGCCCTGGATCAGAGGGACCGCTGCCTACCTCACCACGCTCGATCCCGAAGATCCGGACTACAGGAAGAAGATACGGGAGTTCGAAGTGGTGCGCATACAGGTGAGTCTCGACAACGGGAGGACGTTCGAGGAGATTCCGGCCCGAGAGGAGTGGGAGTACCGCGTGGAGACGGGCTTCCTCCCCAATGGTCCGCTCCCTGTCCTGGTGCAGGCCTCCTTCCGGAACGGTGAGACCGCCGTCCTGCGCACCCTCTTCGTGGTGGACAAGATCCCGCCCGAGGTGAAGGTGATAGCCCCGCTCGAGGGCGACAGGGTCAACGAGAAGCTCGTGGCGTTTGGTATTGCGGACGACAACTTCGGGCTTAAGGACGTGCAGATAAGCCTCAGGGCCGGAGACAAGGCCGGGTACGAGATACCCGAGTTCATCCAGGGGATGTACCTCGACGCCCATTTCCTCGGCATGACCTACTGGAAGGCGGGCCTTGGCCTCACCTTCTTCGACAACAACGTGAAGCTCCAGGTGAGCTATGGTCTCGGCCCGCGGACCACCGCCGAGGGCAAGCCGGCCCGCCTCTCGGGCCAGTTCATAAGCGGCAAGCTCCTCGCGAGCCTCCTCTCCGTGCCGTTCGAGTCGTTCCTGGGGCCCGACTGGGACTGGCTCTCGTTGAAGCTGGCCCTCGGAGCGGATTTCAGCTACATCCTCCTCTACGATCCCATCGAGGTGGAGGAGGCCCAAGGGACCAGGACGATCTCCTCCGTGGTCTTGAGCGCCATCCTCGCCCAGCTGGAGTTCCCGATCGTGGAGGTGAAGCGCTTCCCGGCCTTCCACACCTACAGCCTCTACGTGGAGCCGGAACTCTGGTTCATCCCCTCGGACGTGGATCCGAAGATCGTGCCCAAGCTCACCTTCGGCACCCATGTGGTGATGTTCTAG
- a CDS encoding LysM peptidoglycan-binding domain-containing protein, protein MARPRIAIKLADNSLFPVLEEGTPSRKRVVLEPAHTHQRAVHIDLYRTLDEEGGEYLGTLTVDLPDYDGEKPEVELVLEMDAHEHLSATARERTSGETRHLELTMEEPSPDTDFSMLTRMPEEEESAEEEDFEEEEESLTERSYDEDFGTPFDEEASLSYEEGEEEEGFSFEEERGSSSSLMSEEEQNLLQSGFEREEEERSAALPVKRKPSMWVPFILGFILGVLVGGVLSYLFLPRLLGEVTAPQVSAPPRTTPAATPIPAPTQAPEAARPAPSEFTIIYTPTWGDTLWDLADSFYNNPWLYPAIAEENHIPNPDLIYAGKPLRIPHIRPQE, encoded by the coding sequence ATGGCACGACCTCGTATCGCCATAAAGCTCGCTGACAACAGCCTCTTTCCCGTTCTGGAAGAGGGCACCCCTTCGCGGAAGCGCGTGGTTCTCGAACCTGCCCACACCCATCAACGAGCGGTCCACATAGATCTCTATCGCACCCTCGACGAGGAGGGAGGGGAATATCTGGGGACCCTCACCGTCGACCTCCCCGACTATGACGGTGAGAAGCCCGAGGTGGAACTCGTCCTGGAGATGGATGCACACGAGCACCTCTCCGCCACCGCCCGAGAGAGGACTTCGGGTGAGACGCGGCACCTCGAACTCACCATGGAAGAGCCCTCTCCCGACACAGACTTCTCCATGCTCACCCGGATGCCCGAAGAAGAGGAGTCCGCCGAGGAAGAGGACTTCGAGGAAGAGGAGGAATCCCTCACGGAACGTTCCTACGACGAGGACTTCGGCACCCCGTTCGATGAGGAGGCTTCCCTCTCATACGAGGAGGGCGAGGAAGAGGAAGGGTTTTCGTTCGAAGAAGAGCGGGGTTCCTCCTCCAGCCTCATGAGCGAGGAGGAACAGAACCTGCTCCAGTCGGGATTCGAGCGGGAGGAAGAAGAACGATCGGCCGCCCTTCCCGTCAAGAGAAAGCCCTCCATGTGGGTCCCCTTCATCCTCGGCTTCATCCTGGGCGTACTCGTAGGGGGAGTACTCTCCTACCTGTTCCTCCCCCGTCTCCTGGGAGAGGTGACGGCTCCCCAGGTGTCCGCCCCACCCCGGACCACACCCGCCGCCACCCCAATCCCCGCCCCCACGCAGGCACCCGAGGCAGCACGACCTGCACCCTCCGAGTTCACCATCATCTACACCCCCACATGGGGGGATACCCTCTGGGACCTTGCCGACTCCTTCTACAACAACCCATGGCTCTATCCTGCCATCGCCGAGGAGAACCACATCCCCAACCCCGACCTCATCTATGCGGGAAAACCCCTCAGGATCCCGCACATCAGACCGCAGGAATGA